The sequence below is a genomic window from Oscillospiraceae bacterium.
CTGACCATCTACGCCGGGTCGGGCCAGTACCTGGGGGTGGAGCTGCTGGCCACCGGCGCGGTGCTGGCCGACGTGGCGCTGCTGACCCTGCTCATCAACTTCCGCCACCTGGTGTACGGCCTGTCCATGCTGGAGAAGTTCCGGGGCATGGGGGCGCGCAAGCTCTACATGATTTTCTCCCTCACCGACGAGACCTATGCGCTGCTGGCCTCCGCCCAGGCCCCCGTGGGGGTGGATCCGAAGAAATTCTACTTCTCGGTGGCGCTGCTGGACCAGACCTACTGGGTTTTGGGCTCCATCATCGGCGGCGTGGCCGGGGCGCTGCTGCCCCTGGACATCACGGGCATCGACTTCGCCATGACCGCCCTGTTCGTGGTCATCGCGGTGGAGCAGTGGCAGACCTACAAGAACCATATCCCCGCCCTGCTGGGCGCGGGGGCCACGCTGGTGTTCCTGGTGCTGATCGGCCAGCAGCAGATGCTGCTGCCCTCCCTGGGGGTCATCGTGCTGGTACTGCTGGTCTGCCGGGACTTTTTGGACGAGGAGCGCCGCGGGGCGCGGAGAAAGGAGGCCGAGGCACAGTGAGCACCAATCTGCACGCCGTGGCCGCCATCGCCATTATGGCGGGGATCACTTTCCTCACCCGGGCCCTGCCCTTCCTGCTCTTCGACCGGGGGGAGGCCCCCCCGAAGATCGTGCTCTACCTGGGCCGGGTGCTGCCCCCCGCGGTCATCGCCATGCTCATCGTCTACTGTCTGCGGGGGGTCAGCTTCGCCGCCCCCGCCGGGTGGGCCCCCCAGCTCATCGCCGTGCTGGCGGTGGTGATTCTCCACGTCTGGAAGAAAAACAACTTGCTTTCCATCTTCGGAGGCACTATTCTATACATGATACTGGTTCAGGCTGTGTTTGTGTAATACTGGAGGGATGGTGCTGCAATGCGGAAAAGAAAGGGCTTTACACTGGCCGAACTTCTCATTGTGGTCGCCATCATCGGTGTGCTGGCCGCCGTCGCCATCCCCGTGTTCACCTCCAGTCTGGAAAAGACCAGGGAGACGGTCTGCCTGGCCAACCGCACCTCGGCGCAGCATATTATAACCATGGATAAACTGCTGGACGAGAGCCTGGACGCCAAAGGCGCGGAAGCGCTTGTCGCTAAAAGCGTGGGCGCGTTGGATAAGCTCTGCCCTTCCGGAGGAAAATACTATGTCGGCACGACAATGGACGCCTCTCAACGGCTGATTATCCAGTGTACACGGCATGGGAGGACACCGCCCCAGGCGGTAGGGGACAACATTCAGGATTTGATGAAATCCGGCGGTATCCTGCGTACAGCGCTGGACGATTATTTCAGCAAACACAGCGGGGCGAATTTGGACTCCTCCGGGCCAAATTTCGGCGGCGACGTAAAGACTAAAATCGCGACCCACTTGGGAATTACCAATCTATTCGACTTTAAGGTGATGAAGGACACTCAGGGATCCGCCTATGTCATCTATATTTTCAGCGCCATCGACAGCACGGACAAGGCGGGTCAAAGTATCGACGCCACCCGCTATTACCTCAATAAGGACGGCAGCTTAAGCGACACGAAACCGCCCGAACAGGGCGTGGCCCAGTTGATGTCAGCTACAGTGGAGGACAAGAACGGAAAGCCCGTCACGTTCCTCAAGCTGAATGAGGGCACTTTTAAAGCTACCAAGTAAAGAGCCGGAGGGAAGCGGTTGCTTCCCTCCGGCCTTCTTTTTGCGTCATACGGGATAGTAGGCGGCAAAGCCGCCCTCCATCCGCTTTTCTACGGCCCCCAGGGCAATGAGGTGGTCCAGGTGGGACATGCACTCCCCCACGGCGAACCACTTCTGCACCTCGGGGAAGTCCGCCCAGGATCTGGCGCGGATTTTCCACGTCATATGCCCCGCCAGCGCGCAGGCCCCCGACCCGGGGCGCGCCCGCACGGCGGAGAGGGCCTCGTCCAGGCGGCGGCGGTGGTGCTCCAGCAGCGCGTCCACCCGCGCCCGGAAGGCCCCCGGCCCCCGGTGTCCGGGGAGGGGGATTGCCACCGGGTATTCCCGGATTTTCGCCAGGCTCTCCAGATAGGAACCCAGCGCGTCGGGCAGCTCGGGCCAGGCGGTGATGTTGGGCGTGATGTCGAAGAGCACGTGGTCCCCCAGCAGCATGACCCCCTGCTCCTCCAGCCAGAAGCACATCTGCCCCGGCGTGTGGCCGGGCATCAGCAGGCACTTCAGGCGCAGGCCCCCCGTCTCCAGCACGTCCCCGTCCTCCAGGCTCGCGTACCGCCCGCCCTCGGGGGGCGCCATGGACCGGGCGGGGTTGGTCTGCTCCATGCGCCCCAGGGCGTCGGGCGGAAAGCCCTCGGCGCGGAAGCGCGCGTGCATCTCGTCCCAGAAGGCGGCGCGCGCCGCGGGGCTCTCCAGGCTGGGCCGGTCCACGGCGCTGACGTAGATTGTGCCCGCCCCGCCCGCGGCCTCGGGGGCCAGCCCCGCGTGGTCGGAGTGCAGGTGGGTCAGCAGCACGTCCACGTCCCCCGGTCCCAGGCCCAGCTCCCCCAGCGCCCCGAAGAGGGCGCGCCTGCACGGCTCCTGGCGGAAGCCGGTGTCCACCAGCAGGCTGCGCTCCCGCCCCCGGATCAGGTACGCGTTCAGCTCCCGCAGGGGGTTGCCCGGCAGGGGCACCGGGATGCGGTACAGGCCCTCCAGGATCGGTTCAATCATGCCTGGGCGTCCAGCAGGCGGGCCACCTCGGTCAGGTATTTGCCGCCCAGCTCCTCCACCCGGCCCGCGTCCACGGCGGCGGCCACCGCCGGGTCGATAGGCAGGCGGGCCAGCACCTTGACGCCGTGCTCCGCCGCCACCGCGTCGATATGGCTCTCGCCGAAGATGGCGTGGCGCTTGCCGCAGTCGGGGCACTGGAAGTAGCTGTAGTTCTCCACCAGGCCCAGCACCGGGATATTCATCATCTCGGCCATCTTCACGGCCTTGGTGACGATCATACTGACCAGATCCTGGGGGGAGGTGACCACCACGATGCCGTCCACCGGCAGGGACTGGAACACGGTCAGGGGCACGTCCCCCGTTCCGGGGGGCAGGTCCACGAAGAGGTAGTCCAGCTCGCCCCAGATGACGTCGGTCCAGAACTGCTTGACGGTGCCCGCGATGACGGGGCCGCGCCAGATGACGGGGTCGGTCTCATTCTCGGTGAGCAGGTTGAGGCTCATGATCGCCACCCCGCCCTTGGACTCCACGGGGTAGATGCCCAGCTCGCTGCCCGCCGCCCGCTCGTGGACGCCGAAGGCCTTGGGGATGGAGGGCCCGGTGATGTCGGCGTCCAGGATGCCGACCTTTTTGCCCATGGCGGACATGGCGCAGGCCAGGGAGGAGGTGACCAGGCTCTTGCCCACGCCCCCCTTGCCGCTGACCACGGCGATCACCTTTTTGACGTTAGAAAGCTCGTTGGCCGGGGCCCGGAAATCCGGGGGCGCGGTGCGCTCACCGCAGCTCTCGCCGCAGGACGAGCAGTCGTGGGTACATTCTGACATGGTAAAAACCTCCGGTCTAGTTTTTGAATTGAGAATTGATAATTGAGAATGGAGAATGGCCGCACGGGGCGGCCCGCCCTTCGTCCCTTCTTTCCATTATCAATTATTCATTATCCATTATCCATTATCCCTTAGTGGTACTTATAGCTTCCCCCGCCGATGAACTCCCGGATCAGGGAATCCTTGGGCACCAGCGCGGGGTCGATGGGCTCGAAATAATCAAACGCCTTCACCAGGTCGTGGAGCTCGGCGAAGCGGGGGTTGGCCGGGGAGACCTTCTCCAGCGCCTGGGCCAGGGGCGCGGCGTAGGTTTTGAACACGGGCACCTCGTAGCGCAGGGAGGAGTCGATGATGATTTTGGCCCGGCTCTTGAAGGGAGAGATGTGGGTCTTTTCCCCCCGGCGCACGTTGAACCACATGGACAGGGTGTCCACCAGGTCGGTGCCCCGGAAGTTGAAGTCCCGCACGGCCCGCCTCGTAATGCGCATCCAGGTGCCCTTGAAGCGCAGCGCCTCCCCCTCCAGAATATCGGAGCGGGCGGAGATGTACAGGGTGGTGGCCTCCGGGTGGCGGCCCGCGATGTCGTCGTTGAGGGCGTGGATGCCCTCGAAGATGGCGATCTCGTTGCGCGCCAGGCGCAGGGGGACGCCCCGGCTGTCGTTGCGCATCTGGCGGGCGAACTCGAACTTTGGGATAATCGCCTCCTCCCCCCGGGAGAGCTTGGTGAAGGTCTCGTCCAGCAGGTCCATGTCCAGCAGGAGGGGGGACTCGTAGTCGATCTCCCCCTCGGGGGTGCGGGGCGCGGTGGCGCGGTTGAGGGTCTTGAAGTAGTTGTCCATGGACACCGTGTGGCAGTTGACCCCCCGGCGCTCCAGCACCTGCTCCAGCTTGAGGGCCGTGGTGGTCTTGCCCGAGCCGGAGGGGCCGGAGAGCAGCACGATGGGGCTCTCCCCGATCCGCTCCAGGATGCGGTCGGCGGCCGTCTCCAGCCGGGACTGGTACACCCCGTCGCACTCGGCGATGAATTCCGCCGGATCCGCCGCGATCTTGCGGTTAATCTCGTTCAGACTGTAGGACATAACGCAGCCTCCTTCATTTGCAGCGCGATCTGCCGTACGGCGGTCTCCTTGTCGCGCAGCACCTTTTCCGTGCATGTAATATATTCATATGGGTATTTGGGGTTTGCCATGCGGTCGATGCGCCCGGTGGCGGGGTTCACCAGCTTGGTCACGCCCCCGCCCCCCAGGGAGACGATGGAGTGCAGCTCCTCCATCATGCAGATATTGTACAGGCTCTCCCACCCCGGCTGCGTCCAGCCCACGTTCTCGAAGGAGCCGGACATGTACTTCTGCCGGTAGAGGTAGTAGGGCCGCTGGCCCGCGGCGCGCAGGCGCGCCCACGCGTAGTCCAGCATCTCCGCCACGTCCTGCGCCGTGGGCAGCGCGCCCCCCTCCTCCATGAGGCGGGAGCCCTTTTTCAGGGCCAGCGTGTGCACCGTCACGTTCTCCGGCCCCAGGGCGAGCACCCGGTCCAGGGAGGCGCGGAAGCCCCCGGTTGTGTCGGCGGGCAGGCCCGCGATCAGATCCATGTTCACACAGGGGATACCGGAGGCGCGCACCAGATCGTAGGCCCGCAAAATGTCCGCCGCCGTGTGGGCCCGGCCCATGGCCCGCAGCACCCCGTCCGACATGGACTGGGGGTTCACCGACACCCGGCCGGCGCCGCCCCGGCGGATGGCGGAGAGCTTCTCCGCCGTGATGGTGTCCGGCCGCCCGGCCTCCACCGTGTACTCGGTGCAGCGGGACAGGTCCATATGCTCCGCCAGCGCCCCCATCAGCCGCTCCAGCTGGGGGGCGGAGAGGGTGGTGGGGGTGCCGCCGCCGATGTAGATCGTGCGCACGTACAGCCCCCGCTCCCGCAGCAGCGCCCCCGTGCGGGCCACCTCCCCCTCCAGCGCCTCCAGGAAGGGGGGCAGCAGCTTGAGGGCCTTCCCCACGTCGGCGGAGACAAAGGAGCAGTAGGCGCAGCGGGTGGGGCAGAAGGGGATGCCCACGTAGAGGGACACCTCGTCCCCCTTCAGCCCCCCCTTGGCCGCCAGGCTGTAGGCCGCGCAGTCCATGGCCAGCCTGCGCCGGTCCGGGGAGACCCGGTAGACCTCCCGCAGCAGGCGTTCCGCCTGGGCGGGGGTGACCCCGCCCTCCATGGCGCGGGCGGGGATCTTCACGGGGCGCACCCCGGTCAGGGCGCCCCAGGGCGGCTCGCGCCCCAGCGCGGCGGTGCCCGCGCGGTAAAAGGCCAGCTTCAAAATCCGCTGGAGGGCGCGGTCCTCGGCCCGCTTATCCGTAAGCTCCGAGGCCGGGCAGCGGCACACGCCCCGGTAAACCCGCCCGCCCCAGTTCAGCGCCGCCGTGGCGGTGCACCAGCATTTCCCGCGGGAGAGGGCCAGCCGCAGCCAGTCCTCCCCCGGATTGGGGGGACCCTCCGGGTACTCGGGCCGCCGGCCGGGGAAGAGGGTCAGGAGCATCTGCTCGGCGGCGTATTTGTAGTCGTGGTGAATCAGATATAGTTTCATGGCTGTTCCCGCAGGGGCGGTTCATGAACCGCCCGCCCTTTTCAGTTTCCCATGGCCTCCCGGAGGTAGAAGTTGTTGGCCCGCTCGAAGTTGAGGGTGGAGGCGTCCATATGGCCGGGCAGAACCTTGTAGTCGCCGCTCAGTTCGCCCAGACGCTTGAGGGAGGCCATCATCTCCTCGTACCCGCCGCCGGGCAGGTCGGTGCGGCCCATGGAGCCCTTGAAGAGGGTGTCCCCGGTGATCAGGGTGTCTTCCACTTTAAAGGTCACCGACCCGGCGGAGTGGCCGGGGGTGTGGAGCACCTCCACGTCCAGATTGCCCACCTTGATGTGGTCGCCGTCCGCCATGGGGGTCAGCTCCCCCATCTCCTCGATGAAGAAGAAGGGCTTTTTCATGTCCAGCTCGCCGCCGTGCAGGTACACCGGCACGCCCGGCAGCTCGGGGCGCAGGGCCGGGATGCCCCGGGTGTGGTCGTAGTGGCCGTGGGTCAGCAGGATGGCCCCCACCGTCCAGCCCTCCGAACGCACCTCCTCCAGAATCCGGGGGTCAGCCACGCCGGGGTCGATGATCGCGCAGAGTTTGGTCTCCTCGTCCGCCAGCAGGTAGCAGTTGGTGCCGCAGGCGGTCAGATAGATGGATTTGATGATCATTTCGGTTGCTCCTTCTTGTAGTCGTTTTTCTCAAGCACGACGTCCTTCGCGTCCACAGCCCAGACGCGGATCAGAGGCCATGCCAGCATCCCCAGGCCCAGCAGCAGCACCAGCAGGGCTATCACGTAAAAGGCCGTCAGGCCCTTTTCTGCAAGAAAGTCAAACATGCCGTACCAGTTGCTCTGCGCGTAGGCCAGGGTGAGCGCCAGTACGCCCAGCCCGCCCAGCAGCCCCAGGATGGCCGCCACAAGCAGCCTGCGGATTTCATGCCAGTCCATATGTGCTCCTTTCCAAAGGACGCGGCGGGGGCAAGCCCTCGCCCTACATCGTGTCTGTATCCAGCAGGATCGTCACGGGGCCGTCATTTTGCGAAAAAACCTGCATATCGGCCCCGAATCCCCCCACGGGATGTTATCCCGCGGGGACCCCCATCCGATTTCATCTGCGCGGGCGGAGTGAATCCGCCCGGCATCAAGGTTTTGCCCCCGGGCAAAACGCTTGGCACGCGCCACCCGGCGCGGCGGCGAATTTGGGGCCGCAATCGGTTACAGCGTGTCGGTATCCAGCAGGATTGTCACGGGGCCGTCATTCTGCGAATACACCTGCATATCGGCCCCGAATTCGCCGTGCTCCACGCAGAAGCCCCGCGCGGCGCACTCGGCCATAAATTTCTCGTAGAGGGGCACGGCCACGTCCGGCTTTGCGGCCCCGGTGAAGCCCGGGCGGCGGCTCTTGCAGTCGGCGTACAGCGTGAACTGGGACACCACCAGCAGGGCGCCCCCCACGGCCTCCAAATTCAGGTTCATCTTGCCGTTTTCGTCCTCGAACACCCGCAGGCCGCAGACCTTGTCCGCCAGCTTCATCGCCTGGGCCTCCGTGTCCGCGGGGGCCACCCCCAGCAGCACCAGGAAGCCCCCGCCGATGGCCCCGTTGACCTGCCCGTCAATCTCCACCCTCGCGTTTTTCACTCTGGTCACGACAGCGCGCATAATTATCCATTCTCCATTATCAATTATCAATTATTGGCGGGGCCTACCTGTACTCCCTGGCCATGCCCTTGGCGTAGAGCGGGTCGATGTCGAAGTAGACCGGATCCCCGGCGGAGCACTTCATGTCGGTCACGTCCACGATGGTCTCGATGGCGCCGATGCGCCCGATAATCCTGGCCTTCTGCCCGCCGATGCGCACCGTCAGCCGCCGCCCGTTCCACCAGCGCCGCAGGGTGGCCCAGAGCCCCGCGTCCCGGCTGCGGCTGACGCCGAAGCCGTTCTGGTACCCCACGGGGAGCACCGCCACCCGGGTGGGGCGCTTCATGGTCACCAGCACCTCGTTGCCCACGGTGTGGCCCTTGGGCAGCCAGCGGGTCTCCTCGATGGTCACCTCGCCGTAGCCCACCCGCAGCAGGCCGTCCCCCCGGGTGCGGCGGCAGCGGCCCAGCAGCACCGAGCCCGCCCGCACCGCGTCCAGGCGGGCGAAGTCGTAGTGCATCAGGGCGTAGGACCCGGCGGCGTGGACCACGCCGGTCTCGAACCCGGCCTCCCGGATGGCCTGGAGGGCCTGCTCGAATCCGGCCAGCTGCCCCTCGGCCTCCTTGCCGTCCGAGCGGCGGGCGTGGATTTGGGTGTACACCCCCGAGATGGCCACGTTGGGCAGGTTGCGGTAGACCGAGACGATCTTGTCCGGCTCCCCGGTGAGGAAGCCCCCGAAGCCCATGCCCGTGTCCAGCTGGATGTGGGCCTCGGCCACGGTGGAGCGCTCCTCCGCCACGCCGTTGAGGGCCAGCCCCGTGTCCACCGACCCCACCGTGCACACCACGTTGAGGTCCAGCAGCTTGCCCAGCTCCTCCCGGTCGGTGGTGGGGCGGAGCATGAGGATCTCCTCGTCCACCAGCCCGGCCTTGCGCAGGGCGGCGGCCTCGCCGGGCTCGGAGACCGCGAAGCGGCCGATCCCCTCCTCCCGCAGCAGCTTGGCCAGCTCCACGATGCCCGCGCCGCCGCCGTCCCCGGTGAGCACGGCGTAGATCACGGCGGAGCCTGCGCGCTCCTTCACCACCGAGATATTGTTCTTGAGGGCCTGTTTTTCAATGACCAGGGTCTTCATGGCGTACCGCCTTTCCCCGCATATTCTCTGTATGGGCCAATCGAAAACATTATATACGCTTCATACTGCCCAGTCAATGAAAACGGGGCAACGATTGCTTGTGTTCCGGCGGAAAAAGTGGTACAATTTCATGTAAATCACCTTTGACGGAGGAACCATTTTGAAGCGAGAGACAACGCGCATCACGCCGGAGCAGATCGCCGCCCAGCGGGAATTCTGCGCGCAGATCAGACAGATGAACGCCGGGCGGGCCAGCGCCCCCCTGGCCTTTGTGGACACCTACGGCTGCCAGCAGAACGAGGCCGACTCCGAGCGCCTGCGGGGCTACCTGGCCGAGATGGGCTGCGGCTTCACCGAAGACGAGCACGCGGCGGACATAATCGTCATCAACACCTGCGCCATCCGGGACCACGCCGAGCAGCGGGTGCTGGGCAACGTGGGGGCCCTGACCCACACCAAGCGGGAAAACCCCAACCAGATCATCTGCCTGTGCGGCTGCATGGCCCAGGAGCCCCACATGGCCCAAAAGATCAAGGAGAGCTACCGGCAGGTGGATCTGGTATTCGGGCCCCACGCCCTGTGGCGCTTCCCGGAGCTGCTGTGCCGCCTTATGAAGCGCCGGGGGCGCGTTTTCGCCATCGACGACGAGCCCGGCTCCATCGCCGAGGGCATCCCCGTGGTGCGGCAAAACGGCATCAAGGCGTGGGTGTCCATCATGTACGGGTGCAACAACTTCTGCTCCTACTGCGTGGTGCCCTACGTCCGGGGCCGGGAGCGCAGCCGGGAGCCGGAGGTCATTTTGCAGGAGATCCGCGAACTGGCCGAGGCCGGGTACCGGGACATCTCCCTGCTGGGCCAGAACGTGAACTCCTACGGCAAGGACCTGGACTGCGGCGTGGATTTTGCCGATCTGCTGCGCGCGGCCAACGAGATCCCCGGGGACTTCCTGCTGCGCTTCATGACCAGCCACCCCAAGGACGCCTCCCAAAAGCTCTTTGAGACCATGGCGGAGTGCGAAAAGGTGGCCCCCCACCTGCACCTGCCCTTCCAGGCGGGCAGCAGCAGGGTGCTGAGCGCCATGAACCGGGGCTACACCCGGGAGGGGTACCTGGAGAAGGTGCGCGCCCTGCGGGCGCTGATCCCCGGCATCGTGCTCACCTCCGACGTGATCGTGGGCTTCCCCGGCGAGACCACGCAGGAGTTTGAGGAGACCCTCTCCCTCATCGAGGAGGTGGGCTTCGACGCGCTGTTCACCTTCATCTTCTCCCCCCGGGAGGGCACTCCCGCGGCCAAAATGCCCGACCCCATGGGCAAGGAGCAGAAGGCCGCCAACTTCCAGCGCCTGGTGGACGCGCAGAACGAGATCTCCCACCGCAAGCACCAGTCCTACGTGGGCAAAACCGTGCGCTGCCTGGTGGACGGGGAGGGGGAGGACCCCCGCAACAACCTCACCGCCCGCACCGCGGGGGGCCGGCTGGTCCACTTCACCGGGGACAAGGCCCTGATCGGGACCTTTACCGACCTGAAGATCGTCTCCGCCTCCACCTGGGCCCTATTCGGGGAGCCCGCACAGGGCGGCTAGCTCCAGGCCGATGGACAGCCCCGCCAGAAAGACCGCCTCCTCCGTCAGCGTGTCGCACAGGGCCCACTCGTCCAGCATGGCGGCCAGGTGCTCCCGCTGCCCGGGGGAGAGGTGCTCCTCCAGCCAGCCCTGGTGGATTTCCCCGTTTTTGCCCGCCAGCCTGCATTCAGGCTGGTGTGTCAGGCGCGGCACCCGGTTCTCCTGGGCGTAGTTGAAGAGGGCTTCGTAAAGGCTGTTCATTTTCTCACTCCTCCAATTGGAATAATTTAATTATAATTCATCCGTTTGGAATAGTCAAGAGGTGTACTGTGAAGATTATCGGAGAGCGTTTACTTGCTCTGAGAAAACAGAATGACCTAAAACAAACCCAGGCCGCCGAGGCGCTGGAACTCTCCATCAGCGCCTATTGCCGCTACGAATACGGCCAGCGCGAGCCCACCGCGCCGGTGCTGATCCGCATGGCGGATTTTTACCATGTCTCCATTGACTACTTAGTGGGCCGGACGGACGAGCCGTAATGGCGCTGCCCGTGCGCAAGCCCCCTCGCAATGACGGGGGGTGGGAGAGGGGTGGGAGCGGTGCGCCGCCCACCCGTCATTGCGAGCCGGTGCGCACACCGGCGCGGCAATCCGTTCCCTCCGCCGGACAGGAGGCTCCGATGGACTACTATGTCTATAT
It includes:
- the miaB gene encoding tRNA-2-methylthio-N(6)-dimethylallyladenosine synthase, whose product is MKRETTRITPEQIAAQREFCAQIRQMNAGRASAPLAFVDTYGCQQNEADSERLRGYLAEMGCGFTEDEHAADIIVINTCAIRDHAEQRVLGNVGALTHTKRENPNQIICLCGCMAQEPHMAQKIKESYRQVDLVFGPHALWRFPELLCRLMKRRGRVFAIDDEPGSIAEGIPVVRQNGIKAWVSIMYGCNNFCSYCVVPYVRGRERSREPEVILQEIRELAEAGYRDISLLGQNVNSYGKDLDCGVDFADLLRAANEIPGDFLLRFMTSHPKDASQKLFETMAECEKVAPHLHLPFQAGSSRVLSAMNRGYTREGYLEKVRALRALIPGIVLTSDVIVGFPGETTQEFEETLSLIEEVGFDALFTFIFSPREGTPAAKMPDPMGKEQKAANFQRLVDAQNEISHRKHQSYVGKTVRCLVDGEGEDPRNNLTARTAGGRLVHFTGDKALIGTFTDLKIVSASTWALFGEPAQGG
- the azlD gene encoding branched-chain amino acid transport protein AzlD, with amino-acid sequence MSTNLHAVAAIAIMAGITFLTRALPFLLFDRGEAPPKIVLYLGRVLPPAVIAMLIVYCLRGVSFAAPAGWAPQLIAVLAVVILHVWKKNNLLSIFGGTILYMILVQAVFV
- the ycbL gene encoding MBL fold metallo-hydrolase, which codes for MIIKSIYLTACGTNCYLLADEETKLCAIIDPGVADPRILEEVRSEGWTVGAILLTHGHYDHTRGIPALRPELPGVPVYLHGGELDMKKPFFFIEEMGELTPMADGDHIKVGNLDVEVLHTPGHSAGSVTFKVEDTLITGDTLFKGSMGRTDLPGGGYEEMMASLKRLGELSGDYKVLPGHMDASTLNFERANNFYLREAMGN
- a CDS encoding alanine racemase; its protein translation is MKTLVIEKQALKNNISVVKERAGSAVIYAVLTGDGGGAGIVELAKLLREEGIGRFAVSEPGEAAALRKAGLVDEEILMLRPTTDREELGKLLDLNVVCTVGSVDTGLALNGVAEERSTVAEAHIQLDTGMGFGGFLTGEPDKIVSVYRNLPNVAISGVYTQIHARRSDGKEAEGQLAGFEQALQAIREAGFETGVVHAAGSYALMHYDFARLDAVRAGSVLLGRCRRTRGDGLLRVGYGEVTIEETRWLPKGHTVGNEVLVTMKRPTRVAVLPVGYQNGFGVSRSRDAGLWATLRRWWNGRRLTVRIGGQKARIIGRIGAIETIVDVTDMKCSAGDPVYFDIDPLYAKGMAREYR
- a CDS encoding coproporphyrinogen III oxidase; the protein is MKLYLIHHDYKYAAEQMLLTLFPGRRPEYPEGPPNPGEDWLRLALSRGKCWCTATAALNWGGRVYRGVCRCPASELTDKRAEDRALQRILKLAFYRAGTAALGREPPWGALTGVRPVKIPARAMEGGVTPAQAERLLREVYRVSPDRRRLAMDCAAYSLAAKGGLKGDEVSLYVGIPFCPTRCAYCSFVSADVGKALKLLPPFLEALEGEVARTGALLRERGLYVRTIYIGGGTPTTLSAPQLERLMGALAEHMDLSRCTEYTVEAGRPDTITAEKLSAIRRGGAGRVSVNPQSMSDGVLRAMGRAHTAADILRAYDLVRASGIPCVNMDLIAGLPADTTGGFRASLDRVLALGPENVTVHTLALKKGSRLMEEGGALPTAQDVAEMLDYAWARLRAAGQRPYYLYRQKYMSGSFENVGWTQPGWESLYNICMMEELHSIVSLGGGGVTKLVNPATGRIDRMANPKYPYEYITCTEKVLRDKETAVRQIALQMKEAALCPTV
- a CDS encoding branched-chain amino acid transporter AzlC → MDRKSIAAAFPVTLPVLMGYISIGIAFGLMLERAGFNFIWAFFMSLTIYAGSGQYLGVELLATGAVLADVALLTLLINFRHLVYGLSMLEKFRGMGARKLYMIFSLTDETYALLASAQAPVGVDPKKFYFSVALLDQTYWVLGSIIGGVAGALLPLDITGIDFAMTALFVVIAVEQWQTYKNHIPALLGAGATLVFLVLIGQQQMLLPSLGVIVLVLLVCRDFLDEERRGARRKEAEAQ
- the dtd gene encoding D-aminoacyl-tRNA deacylase, with amino-acid sequence MRAVVTRVKNARVEIDGQVNGAIGGGFLVLLGVAPADTEAQAMKLADKVCGLRVFEDENGKMNLNLEAVGGALLVVSQFTLYADCKSRRPGFTGAAKPDVAVPLYEKFMAECAARGFCVEHGEFGADMQVYSQNDGPVTILLDTDTL
- a CDS encoding ATP-binding protein, with amino-acid sequence MSECTHDCSSCGESCGERTAPPDFRAPANELSNVKKVIAVVSGKGGVGKSLVTSSLACAMSAMGKKVGILDADITGPSIPKAFGVHERAAGSELGIYPVESKGGVAIMSLNLLTENETDPVIWRGPVIAGTVKQFWTDVIWGELDYLFVDLPPGTGDVPLTVFQSLPVDGIVVVTSPQDLVSMIVTKAVKMAEMMNIPVLGLVENYSYFQCPDCGKRHAIFGESHIDAVAAEHGVKVLARLPIDPAVAAAVDAGRVEELGGKYLTEVARLLDAQA